From Mya arenaria isolate MELC-2E11 chromosome 1, ASM2691426v1, a single genomic window includes:
- the LOC128237344 gene encoding aquaporin-11-like, whose product MEGFFAPFVAAEFIFISTTGAGLIVYSFLKTFPDGSFRTFLQDFVKTTVLCAHPFGHAIMWKFYGGTGFLLGMIPLMVLYSRLFTEGDDNPVVVWIKYFKRVIPLWLCLLKTVVQLFAGLAAYRFGMFLYRTELHDHFSTKITENAAGRCTSTLNVPIVQGFLIEMAGTAFVTWFAAQSLTGNKAVDGAIKVANTGIVVVAGFYSTGSFLHPPKASGITFGCGNTPSTYHVVVYWLGPLVGAWLSSQLQNRFKLERISDSSKKGTKAE is encoded by the exons ATGGAAGGCTTTTTTGCACCATTTGTCGCCGCAGAATTTATCTTTATATCGACCACAGGCGCTGGCCTAATTGTCTATAGCTTCTTGAAGACGTTTCCTGATGGCTCATTCCGGACGTTTCTGCAGGATTTTGTCAAAACTACAGTCCTATGTGCGCATCCATTTGGACACGCAATTATGTGGAAGTTTTATGGGGGAACAGGCTTTTTACTCGGTATGATACCACTAATGGTTTTATATAGCCGTCTTTTCACCGAAGGGGACGACAACCCTGTCGTAGTCTggatcaaatattttaaacgagTTATTCCTCTTTGGTTGTGCTTGCTAAAAACCGTCGTTCAACTCTTTGCCGGTTTGGCCGCGTACCGTTTCGGTATGTTTTTATACAGAACGGAATTACACGACCATTTCTCAACGAAAATCACAGAAAATGCGGCTGGCCGCTGCACCTCCACTCTGAATGTTCCTATTGTACAAGGATTTCTGATCGAAATGGCGGGAACTGCATTTGTCACGTGGTTTGCGGCACAGAGTCTGACTGGAAACAAGGCGGTTGACGGAGCTATCAAAGTGGCCAATACAGGCATCGTGGTCGTGGCAG gATTTTATTCCACCGGATCGTTCCTTCACCCCCCAAAAGCTTCAGGGATAACATTCGGCTGCGGGAACACACCTTCTACATACCATGTGGTCGTTTATTGGCTAGGTCCACTTGTTGGGGCGTGGCTTAGTAGTCAATTACAAAATAGATTCAAGCTGGAGCGAATTTCGGACAGTAGTAAAAAAGGAACAAAAgctgaataa